The genomic window CATCAACATTACCGCATGCACGACGACATCGCCGGCCTCATCCAACATTACTACGACAACAGCCTCCTCTCCATGGTTACCCGCCAGGAATCCAAGCTGCCTGCCAAGGGCGTTGAACTGCTCGATTCCCGGCTCATCTGGGTCGAATTTCCCCCCTCGGAATTTGCCTGGTATGACCTCAGACAGGTGGACTTCATCCAAAAACTTTTGGAACTTTTCAAAAACAGCGGCGAACTTACCGACCCTGTCACAGATTTTGGTATCGTGGCGCCCTTCAGAGCTATGATTCACGCCCTGCGCCGCCAGCTTCCGGATTCCCTGAAAGACATCACCATCGACACGGTTGAACGCTTCCAGGGCTCCGAACGCAAAAACATCATCATCACCCTGCCTTTGCTCGGACCAAAATATCTGCGCAATCTGGAGGCGGTCAGCGCCGATGGCTCCGTGGACAGAAAACTGAACGTGGCTGTGAGCCGCGCCCAGGAACGGCTCTACGTTTTGGGCTGTTCCGAAATCTGCCGCCGTTCACCCCACTACAAACTTCTGATGGACAAAATCCGCCACTCCGGACAAGTGTTCCAACACAACGATTTATAACATATTTAAAGGAGATAGACATGAACAAGCCTAAACAACCTGGCCAAATCAATATCAAAATTGACGAAAAAGTGGGCGAGGGAACCTACTCGAATTTCTTCGTCATCACAAACTCCCCCTCCGAATTTATCGTCGATTTCGGCCGTATCCTGCCCGGAATCCCCGACGCCAGAATCTACACCCGCGTGGTCTGCACCCCCCAACACGCCAAACAACTGCTCAAC from Candidatus Cloacimonadota bacterium includes these protein-coding regions:
- a CDS encoding DUF3467 domain-containing protein; its protein translation is MNKPKQPGQINIKIDEKVGEGTYSNFFVITNSPSEFIVDFGRILPGIPDARIYTRVVCTPQHAKQLLNLLQKNIEGFEKQHGEIKVQGMPDNKPVGFQTGEEPK